One segment of Labrus mixtus chromosome 10, fLabMix1.1, whole genome shotgun sequence DNA contains the following:
- the zbtb33 gene encoding transcriptional regulator Kaiso → MPSLKLISATDTQYSAAVLKSMNEQRNHGLFCDVTIIIQDKKFRAHKTILSASSTYFHQLFSVAGQVIELNFIRAEIFEEILNYIYSSKIFRVRSDMLEELINAGQILGVKFIANLASPLSQVKGLPGLSKEVENKSGTSAEMMPMITESFSISAEEFNQTSKPAGNDDDSDSDVMFVSKTDAQTRASNQKTPSGDVIDLDSGESEDVASKKSEESNNSSEKQKEKARATLKTYSAKPRSVSCTTQSLPNSSPLRSPDSSSNNSSSPARVLSESAPATPVRSSSFTPEPLSASQSSESSDITGVQKKHVATSTQQGDFKIRLLDVAGPANQTNIVKSGIAAKKTVTLNTATEIDSISSGCKVYANIGEDTYDIVPVKEDPGEGGSKANKGKRLMATPLKLCDKTEASLNTSPNRKKNKLELEDHYELIMDGKTFYVCIVCKRPYVCLTSLRRHFNTHSWEKKYPCRYCDKVFALAEYRTKHEIHHTGERRYQCLLCNQMFLNYQVLSTHCKAAHNQDPSGRKEKDDKDNNLYRLLPCKTVQMKSYSWTTGGEGVPVISEDGSVHHITSVSGDMQSSTQTRMLNWDDIFVEPDANPGPRSTMNSPPQGATEFDFVIPETY, encoded by the coding sequence ATGCCAAGTCTAAAGCTGATATCTGCGACCGATACACAGTATTCAGCAGCTGTTCTGAAGTCCATGAACGAGCAGCGGAATCATGGGTTGTTTTGTGACGTCACCATTATTATACAGGACAAGAAATTCAGAGCTCACAAAACAATCCTGTCTGCTTCAAGTACATATTTCCACCAGCTCTTCAGTGTGGCTGGACAAGTGATTGAGTTGAACTTCATCAGAGCAGAAATCTTCGAAGAGATTCTCAACTACATTTACAGCTCCAAGATTTTCCGTGTCCGCTCTGACATGCTTGAGGAGCTCATTAATGCTGGACAAATACTCGGTGTCAAGTTCATTGCAAACTTGGCATCCCCTTTATCACAAGTCAAAGGTCTACCTGGTTTGTCTAAAGAGGTGGAAAACAAAAGTGGCACATCCGCAGAGATGATGCCGATGATCACGGAGTCTTTCTCAATATCTGCGGAGGAATTCAATCAGACAAGCAAACCTGCAGGGAATGACGACGACTCGGACAGCGATGTTATGTTTGTCTCAAAAACAGATGCTCAAACAAGAGCATCAAATCAAAAAACTCCCTCTGGTGACGTGATAGATCTGGATTCAGGTGAATCAGAAGATGTTGCGtcaaagaaaagtgaagaatCAAATAATTCaagtgaaaaacagaaagagaaagccAGAGCAACCTTGAAAACGTATTCTGCAAAGCCTCGTAGCGTCAGTTGTACAACCCAGAGTTTGCCAAACAGCAGCCCTCTGCGCAGTCcagacagcagctccaacaactcCTCTTCCCCCGCAAGAGTTCTCTCAGAAAGTGCTCCTGCAACACCTGTAAGGTCGAGCAGTTTCACCCCCGAGCCCTTGAGTGCCTCTCAGTCATCTGAAAGTAGTGACATAACGGGAGTCCAAAAGAAGCATGTTGCTACTTCAACCCAGCAAGGTGATTTCAAAATAAGGCTCCTAGATGTGGCTGGCCCcgcaaaccaaacaaacattgTCAAATCAGGTATAGCAGCAAAGAAAACAGTGACACTCAATACAGCCACGGAGATTGATTCAATCTCATCAGGCTGTAAAGTGTATGCTAATATTGGAGAAGATACGTATGACATTGTCCCAGTGAAGGAGGATCCAGGGGAAGGAGGCTCTAAAGCCAATAAAGGGAAGAGGTTAATGGCAACGCCTTTAAAACTGTGTGATAAAACAGAAGCGTCACTGAACACCAGcccaaacaggaagaagaacaaactAGAGCTAGAGGATCACTACGAGCTGATCATGGATGGGAAGACCTTCTACGTGTGTATTGTCTGCAAACGCCCCTACGTGTGTCTGACGAGTCTCCGTCGTCATTTCAACACCCACTCGTGGGAAAAGAAGTACCCGTGTCGCTACTGCGACAAGGTCTTTGCTCTGGCCGAGTACAGAACTAAACATGAAATCCACCACACAGGAGAGCGGCGGTACCAGTGCTTGTTGTGCAATCAAATGTTCCTAAACTACCAGGTACTCTCCACCCACTGCAAGGCGGCCCACAACCAGGATCCCAGCGGGAGGAAGGAGAAAGACGACAAGGACAACAACTTATACCGATTGCTGCCGTGTAAAACAGTGCAGATGAAGTCGTACTCTTGGACGactggtggggagggggttcctGTCATATCAGAGGATGGCAGCGTGCATCACATAACCAGCGTCAGCGGAGACATGCAGTCCTCCACACAGACAAGGATGTTGAACTGGGACGACATCTTTGTCGAGCCTGATGCTAACCCTGGTCCACGGTCAACTATGAACTCTCCTCCTCAGGGAGCCACAGAGTTTGACTTTGTAATACCAGAGACCTACTGA
- the tmem255a gene encoding transmembrane protein 255A isoform X4: MPPQSLQSSGLTLSETSIGSFKRRKRKSIIVTVLLLIVSVLILIFGLAATTRTQNITVGGYYPGVILGFGSFLGIIGSHLIENKRQMLVASIVFISFGVVAAFCCAIVDGVFAARHIDLRPLYAGRCEYHSSESSSDRDVPCHTSSRSPCNLHVKSNTCYCCDLYNCGNRVEVIGGYHEYTDVGSCQDVVHLYHLLWSATILNIVALFLGIITAAVLGGFKDMTPSAALESSSEPEAMTAPVPSEPPRPTTSINSYYNTAPCLPPYTAYDMQGTYLFPDSSGLSDDSQSGTSHLWPTMIPPRYSPPHNHPDEKPPPYSP, from the exons GTTCCtttaagaggaggaagaggaaatccATAATAGTGACGGTGTTGCTGCTCATCGTATCTGTGCTCATCCTCATCTTTGGCCTGGCAGCGACGACCAGGACGCAGAACATCACAGTGGGCGGCTACTACCCAGGAGTCATT ctGGGCTTTGGCTCTTTTCTTGGAATTATCGGCTCTCATTTGATAGAGAACAAGAGGCAGATG TTAGTGGCGTCTATCGTCTTCATCAGTTTCGGAGTGGTGGCAGCCTTCTGCTGTGCGATTGTCGACGGAGTCTTTGCAGCGAGGCACATT GACCTCAGGCCTCTGTACGCAGGACGTTGTGAGTACCACTCCAGTGAGTCCTCATCTGATCGAGAT GTGCCCTGTCACACATCATCACGCTCACCCTGCAACCTGCACGTAAAGAGCAACACCTGCTACTGCTGTGACCTCTACAACTGCGGGAA CCGAGTAGAGGTGATTGGAGGCTACCATGAGTACACGGACGTGGGGAGCTGCCAGGATGTGGTGCACCTCTACCACCTGTTATGGTCTGCTACCATCCTCAACATCGTGGCCCTCTTCCTGGGCATCATTACTGCTGCAGTGCTGGGAGGCTTCAAAGACATG ACTCCCTCTGCTGCCTTAGAGAGCTCATCTGAACCAGAGGCCATGACAGCTCCTGTCCCATCTGAGCCTCCTCGACCCACCACCTCCATCAACTCCTATTACAACACTGCCCCCTGCCTGCCACCGTACACTGCCTATGACATGCAG GGCACCTATTTGTTCCCTGACTCTTCAGGTCTGTCAGATGACTCCCAGTCTGGAACCAGCCACCTGTGGCCCACTATGATCCCTCCACGCTACTCGCCTCCCCACAACCATCCTGATGAGAAGCCCCCGCCGTACAGCCCCTAA
- the tmem255a gene encoding transmembrane protein 255A isoform X3 has protein sequence MPPQSLQSSGLTLSETSIGSFKRRKRKSIIVTVLLLIVSVLILIFGLAATTRTQNITVGGYYPGVILGFGSFLGIIGSHLIENKRQMLVASIVFISFGVVAAFCCAIVDGVFAARHIDLRPLYAGRCEYHSSESSSDRDVPCHTSSRSPCNLHVKSNTCYCCDLYNCGKEHPLMGLQNKDVLKKFRKSSMIWNRVEVIGGYHEYTDVGSCQDVVHLYHLLWSATILNIVALFLGIITAAVLGGFKDMTPSAALESSSEPEAMTAPVPSEPPRPTTSINSYYNTAPCLPPYTAYDMQGTYLFPDSSGLSDDSQSGTSHLWPTMIPPRYSPPHNHPDEKPPPYSP, from the exons GTTCCtttaagaggaggaagaggaaatccATAATAGTGACGGTGTTGCTGCTCATCGTATCTGTGCTCATCCTCATCTTTGGCCTGGCAGCGACGACCAGGACGCAGAACATCACAGTGGGCGGCTACTACCCAGGAGTCATT ctGGGCTTTGGCTCTTTTCTTGGAATTATCGGCTCTCATTTGATAGAGAACAAGAGGCAGATG TTAGTGGCGTCTATCGTCTTCATCAGTTTCGGAGTGGTGGCAGCCTTCTGCTGTGCGATTGTCGACGGAGTCTTTGCAGCGAGGCACATT GACCTCAGGCCTCTGTACGCAGGACGTTGTGAGTACCACTCCAGTGAGTCCTCATCTGATCGAGAT GTGCCCTGTCACACATCATCACGCTCACCCTGCAACCTGCACGTAAAGAGCAACACCTGCTACTGCTGTGACCTCTACAACTGCGGGAA AGAACATCCTCTTATGGGACTTCAGAATAAAGATGTTTTGAAAAAGTTTAGGAAATCATCCATGATTTGGAA CCGAGTAGAGGTGATTGGAGGCTACCATGAGTACACGGACGTGGGGAGCTGCCAGGATGTGGTGCACCTCTACCACCTGTTATGGTCTGCTACCATCCTCAACATCGTGGCCCTCTTCCTGGGCATCATTACTGCTGCAGTGCTGGGAGGCTTCAAAGACATG ACTCCCTCTGCTGCCTTAGAGAGCTCATCTGAACCAGAGGCCATGACAGCTCCTGTCCCATCTGAGCCTCCTCGACCCACCACCTCCATCAACTCCTATTACAACACTGCCCCCTGCCTGCCACCGTACACTGCCTATGACATGCAG GGCACCTATTTGTTCCCTGACTCTTCAGGTCTGTCAGATGACTCCCAGTCTGGAACCAGCCACCTGTGGCCCACTATGATCCCTCCACGCTACTCGCCTCCCCACAACCATCCTGATGAGAAGCCCCCGCCGTACAGCCCCTAA
- the tmem255a gene encoding transmembrane protein 255A isoform X1, with protein sequence MPPQSLQSSGLTLSETSIGSFKRRKRKSIIVTVLLLIVSVLILIFGLAATTRTQNITVGGYYPGVILGFGSFLGIIGSHLIENKRQMLVASIVFISFGVVAAFCCAIVDGVFAARHIDLRPLYAGRCEYHSSESSSDRDVPCHTSSRSPCNLHVKSNTCYCCDLYNCGKEHPLMGLQNKDVLKKFRKSSMIWNCSPLCPTHWASRVEVIGGYHEYTDVGSCQDVVHLYHLLWSATILNIVALFLGIITAAVLGGFKDMTPSAALESSSEPEAMTAPVPSEPPRPTTSINSYYNTAPCLPPYTAYDMQGTYLFPDSSGLSDDSQSGTSHLWPTMIPPRYSPPHNHPDEKPPPYSP encoded by the exons GTTCCtttaagaggaggaagaggaaatccATAATAGTGACGGTGTTGCTGCTCATCGTATCTGTGCTCATCCTCATCTTTGGCCTGGCAGCGACGACCAGGACGCAGAACATCACAGTGGGCGGCTACTACCCAGGAGTCATT ctGGGCTTTGGCTCTTTTCTTGGAATTATCGGCTCTCATTTGATAGAGAACAAGAGGCAGATG TTAGTGGCGTCTATCGTCTTCATCAGTTTCGGAGTGGTGGCAGCCTTCTGCTGTGCGATTGTCGACGGAGTCTTTGCAGCGAGGCACATT GACCTCAGGCCTCTGTACGCAGGACGTTGTGAGTACCACTCCAGTGAGTCCTCATCTGATCGAGAT GTGCCCTGTCACACATCATCACGCTCACCCTGCAACCTGCACGTAAAGAGCAACACCTGCTACTGCTGTGACCTCTACAACTGCGGGAA AGAACATCCTCTTATGGGACTTCAGAATAAAGATGTTTTGAAAAAGTTTAGGAAATCATCCATGATTTGGAA CTGTTCCCCTCTCTGTCCCACCCACTGGGCTAGCCGAGTAGAGGTGATTGGAGGCTACCATGAGTACACGGACGTGGGGAGCTGCCAGGATGTGGTGCACCTCTACCACCTGTTATGGTCTGCTACCATCCTCAACATCGTGGCCCTCTTCCTGGGCATCATTACTGCTGCAGTGCTGGGAGGCTTCAAAGACATG ACTCCCTCTGCTGCCTTAGAGAGCTCATCTGAACCAGAGGCCATGACAGCTCCTGTCCCATCTGAGCCTCCTCGACCCACCACCTCCATCAACTCCTATTACAACACTGCCCCCTGCCTGCCACCGTACACTGCCTATGACATGCAG GGCACCTATTTGTTCCCTGACTCTTCAGGTCTGTCAGATGACTCCCAGTCTGGAACCAGCCACCTGTGGCCCACTATGATCCCTCCACGCTACTCGCCTCCCCACAACCATCCTGATGAGAAGCCCCCGCCGTACAGCCCCTAA
- the tmem255a gene encoding transmembrane protein 255A isoform X2 has product MPPQSLQSSGLTLSETSIGSFKRRKRKSIIVTVLLLIVSVLILIFGLAATTRTQNITVGGYYPGVILGFGSFLGIIGSHLIENKRQMLVASIVFISFGVVAAFCCAIVDGVFAARHIDLRPLYAGRCEYHSSESSSDRDVPCHTSSRSPCNLHVKSNTCYCCDLYNCGKEHPLMGLQNKDVLKKFRKSSMIWKASRVEVIGGYHEYTDVGSCQDVVHLYHLLWSATILNIVALFLGIITAAVLGGFKDMTPSAALESSSEPEAMTAPVPSEPPRPTTSINSYYNTAPCLPPYTAYDMQGTYLFPDSSGLSDDSQSGTSHLWPTMIPPRYSPPHNHPDEKPPPYSP; this is encoded by the exons GTTCCtttaagaggaggaagaggaaatccATAATAGTGACGGTGTTGCTGCTCATCGTATCTGTGCTCATCCTCATCTTTGGCCTGGCAGCGACGACCAGGACGCAGAACATCACAGTGGGCGGCTACTACCCAGGAGTCATT ctGGGCTTTGGCTCTTTTCTTGGAATTATCGGCTCTCATTTGATAGAGAACAAGAGGCAGATG TTAGTGGCGTCTATCGTCTTCATCAGTTTCGGAGTGGTGGCAGCCTTCTGCTGTGCGATTGTCGACGGAGTCTTTGCAGCGAGGCACATT GACCTCAGGCCTCTGTACGCAGGACGTTGTGAGTACCACTCCAGTGAGTCCTCATCTGATCGAGAT GTGCCCTGTCACACATCATCACGCTCACCCTGCAACCTGCACGTAAAGAGCAACACCTGCTACTGCTGTGACCTCTACAACTGCGGGAA AGAACATCCTCTTATGGGACTTCAGAATAAAGATGTTTTGAAAAAGTTTAGGAAATCATCCATGATTTGGAA GGCTAGCCGAGTAGAGGTGATTGGAGGCTACCATGAGTACACGGACGTGGGGAGCTGCCAGGATGTGGTGCACCTCTACCACCTGTTATGGTCTGCTACCATCCTCAACATCGTGGCCCTCTTCCTGGGCATCATTACTGCTGCAGTGCTGGGAGGCTTCAAAGACATG ACTCCCTCTGCTGCCTTAGAGAGCTCATCTGAACCAGAGGCCATGACAGCTCCTGTCCCATCTGAGCCTCCTCGACCCACCACCTCCATCAACTCCTATTACAACACTGCCCCCTGCCTGCCACCGTACACTGCCTATGACATGCAG GGCACCTATTTGTTCCCTGACTCTTCAGGTCTGTCAGATGACTCCCAGTCTGGAACCAGCCACCTGTGGCCCACTATGATCCCTCCACGCTACTCGCCTCCCCACAACCATCCTGATGAGAAGCCCCCGCCGTACAGCCCCTAA